TTGTGAACAAATAGCAGAGAAAAGTATGCCTTCATATTCTTCTTTTGGAAAAAAAAATAAATGAAAAGAACGGTAAAAAAATAAACGTCCTATTTCATTAAGAGATTTTTTTGACTCTTTTTTATGCATCCTCCTTAAAGAACTGACTAAAGCAGTTAGGAAAAATAAACCAGCAAGGAATATAAAAGACGAGGAAAGAAACAATGCACTCATTCTGCTGGCCCTGAAGAAAGGATCAATTGCTTTTCTTTTAAATGATTAAGGTGGCGTCTTTCAGCAAGGCGCATTAATTTTTCTTCATCTTCATTTATGTCATCATATTCTAAGAGATGTAAAATTCCATGAATAACATATAAAGTGATTTCCTCATATAGATCTCCGCCTTCTACAGAAATGTAATCTTTTGCTGTTTTAGGGCAAACAAAAACATCTCCAAGAATACAGTACCCTTCTTCATTTGCAGAATCTAGGGGTAGCGTTATACAGTCTGTCAGAGTCGGGTCATTGAAATACTCCTCGTGAAGATGGCAAATACGATTGGAATCTACAAAATGAATAGCGATTTCGTCACATTTTTTTTCTTCAAGACGTAAAATCTCTCTGATGATCTCTTTTAAATTTGAAGTATTTAAAGGTACATCTGATTGTGTGTTTTCAATATGGGTGATCATGAAAGATGTGAGGAAGGGATTAAACCCGAGTTTTTATACCCCCAAAGGGTTCTCGGGCTAGAAAATAGAAACACGAATGCATTCGAACATACAAGAACGTTCAATGAGCGCATTAACTTACTGGTGTTTTTGGTAGACCTGTAATTTTCTTTTTTTCATTAGCGTCATAACGACCTAATTTTTTAAGCACATCAAGACGTTCAAAACGTTTTAATACATTGCGTTTTGCTGCTGTGCCAGAGGATTTGCCAAAACTGCGGTGTCTAGACATAACTTTTTTCCTATTTATTTGATCTTAGGGATAAATGCAATACTTGCTAAATCACCTTCAAGAGCATTTTGATGAAATTTAAAGCCATTTTCAAGATTATCTTTCAAAGAGCCCGTTTTAGGGGATGCTTTTTTGTGTTTTCTTGGAAATTGTTTTCTTCTTTCTGATTGTTTACTTATTCTTACCATAAATTCCCCTAAGAGATTAACTTTGCGTTATTCTAGTTAAAATTAAATATTTTTGCAAAGGAATAAACTGTGTTTAGACATAATGGAAAATTAGGTTTCATTTAATTTTCTAGTTCAATCGTGGGGTAGAAGGCCTTCATACAATATTCGGGGGCTTGAAACCTCTAAGTATAATAATTGACTTCCAACATAGTTTTTAGTATTTTTTTTGGTGAATTTTTTTTAGGATTTATAAAATGACATTAATTAAGAACGGCACAAGCATAATTACTGCTATTAATAATTTTGGTTTTAATGATACAATATCTTTTAGTAACGGAAAATTTTCGCGCGTAAATTATTGGGGAAAATTGATCCGCCTTGTAAAGTCTGTTTTTTTATGCAGAAATGAGTTTAAAGATTGTAATCCTAAATTCATCGCGAGGAAAATGGTAGCCTTGTACGAAACGGAGAAATTTAAGCTTTCTTTAGAGGATCAAAAGCGCACATACGCTACAATACAAGCTTATATCCAGAGGAAATTCCCAAAAAGTTGCCAGTCCCTTCTTTCTCCAATCGCTTCAAAAGAGGAATCAGATAAAAAGAAGGCATTGCAGAGCGAGAGACTCATACCCAATCTAAATAGTCCAGAATCCTCACATATCCAAGAAAGAGAAGTTGATCTTGAGTGGCAACAAGCATTTTCAAATTATGAACAAGGTCAATTAAATGCAAACGAACTGAAAGAAATGTTGAAGAAGAAAGGGCCAGAGCAACTTGATCCGAAGCTAGCTGTTAAGCTTTTTGCTCATCTAGACTTGGAAATAGACTCATTTCCCTGGACAAAAGAACAACGCGCGGCTCTCAATAAGTATTTAATTAAAAAAACGACTCAGGATTTTATAGAAATAAAAAGTGCTTCATGGGAAGAAATTGTGGCATTTATTACAAATCTTTCTGAGGATGCCTATAAACCCGCTTTTTTTGATACCATTGCTAACAAAAGCACAAGTGCACTCACTGCCGAAGAGGCTTTAGTAATTTACGAGTTTTTAAAAAATAAGCCTGATTTACTTCTTCTTTTTACCCAAAAACTTGAAAGCGCTCAAATAGGGGAAATTGTAATCAATTTACTTCCTTTGGAGGAGGTTGACAACGTCAAAAGACTTTTTTCTAAGGAAACTCTTTTCGCACTTTGCTGCGATTCTGGGGACCTTAATCACATAGAGGTGTTCTGGGCTTGTTATGGTGATGAATTGAGTGAAAATGAAATACTTGATCTTCTCCCAACTACTGTACAAGAGCTTTTTGATTTGTTAAGCAGAGTAAGAATGAACCTTATGGGTACCTCGATTTTGGTAGAAAAATTGTTAAACACTATTCCCGATGATTCTTTTTCCAAAGAATTTATCGCTATGATAGAAAATCCAATGGCCAATGATACATTTATTAAAAATATTAGTTGTTTAGATGACTTTCAACAAAATGCTTTGCAATCTTATCTCAAGACAGCCTGTGAGAGTAATTAAATATGCCATCAGAAACATCCAACAGATATAGAGATTCAATGATTTCAAGTAATCAGTTTTACACGAATCCATTTCGTGAAGATATTGATTACAAAAAGGCTCAGAGAATCAAAGCGGTTGAAAAAGCCAATCTGGATTCCTTAGAAACGGTGCAGCAACGTTTAGAAAGAGAGCTTTTGGAAAAATTTTCCTCTCAAAAGAAAAATGCCTTGAGTGGCTACTTTATTATTTATAAGATAGGCAAATTTTTTGTTGTTGTCTGTCTCTTTCCAGCACATATCCTTTTTTTAAGTCTACCAAAGCGTATTTTTCCCTTCGTAGCTACTGCATATAAGCAAGGTAGTACGGCCCTTTCTTCTATATTAAACCACCTTGCTGCTAAATGCCGCGTTCTGAAAGATGCTTTCCTCATATTCACAGAAAAATACGTCAATGGACCTAGCAAAAAAATTGGGCATAAAATCGCTGAAGTATCCTCCATATTGATGGCAGAGATGATTCATTTGGCGATGAAAGCGGTAATACCTCCTTGGCTTTTGGTTCAAAAACAAGTGAAGAAATTTCAATTCTTTAGCCAAAAATTTAAAGAGATAGCGATAAAGCCGGTTCAAAATTTCAAGAAGTCCTTTTCAGGAATTCTTTCTAGATTAAAAGAAGTTTTCTCTTTTCAAAAAATAAACGTGGCATCCTGGATTCCAGAAATAAAAATGCCCAAAATTGCATTAGGCCCATTTCTTATGACTGCTCGATTATTAAAAGATAAAGCAGCTGAGGAAGTCAGCCGAGCTAAAAAGAAAATCCAAGAGATGGCTTCAGCTACGGCGAAAATCATTGAATCTAGCTGGTTTTACTTGTGGCAGCCGGCTTCTCAGATTAGGTTACCTCAATACCATCTTTCCCCTCGTTTAGGCACTAAAATAAAAGAATTTTATCTTAGTGGAAAAAAGATTGGGAAAAATTTTAGCAAACTAGTTTTTGAAAAAGGGAAAACTATTCTGGAAAAGACTCTCACCCAGTTTACAGATGTTGCCAAGAAATGCTTTAATCCAATTAAAGAACAATGGTTAAAGACCTATCATTTAGCTATAAAATCCATGCAACAGTTGAAAAAATCCTTGTTGAAACGCTTTAACGGTAAAGGTAAGGCAAAAAAGCGTTGGGATCTACTTAAAAAGAAGTTAGATGCATTCTACCGCAGAGGAAAAGAGAAAGTTTTAGATTTTAAACGCCACCTCTCTTTTGCTTGGCTAAAGAGGTTAGGATTATTTATTAATCGTTTCATGCAAAATTTTTTCTTTTCACTACGCATTCTTTATGCAATTATTTGCCTCTTCATAAAACTTTTTATTCAGCAAATGAAAAAACAAATGTTAAAGGAAATATATAGCGAAGACTAAAGCTTTTGATATGCTAGTTTTCGTGTTTCCGATAGCCTTGCCTTATCGGTCGAAGTGAAATCCTCAAAATCATAAACTGTCGCAAACTCCGCTGTAATTGAGCTGATGGTCGGGTTTAAGTTGAGTAGAACATCTGCTTGGTTATGGTTTTCATGGGTGAGGGTGATGGCAATAATTTCCTTCGTTTTTTTGTTTGTCTTGATATGGGGTAAAAAGTTTTCATCGGCACTTTGCCAAAGGTATTTATCTAGGTAGTCCGCAGCTTCTAAACTTGGCACTAGAATTAGAATTTTCTTTTTTTGGGCCACAACATTTTGAAGAGCTGTAGAGATTGCAGCTAATTTTTCACCATTGGTATGAACTTTAAGAAAGATGACACTCGTTTTTGCATTCATTGAACGTTATAGATCTCTTTTTTATCCAAAATTACACCACAGGAGACAATGAATTTTAAAGCCTCATCCACTTTTAGATCAATGATCTTGATTTGCTTTCTCTCAAACATAAGCATGAAACCCATAGTGGGATTAGGTGTACCGGGCAGAAATACAGAAATAAGATCTGTTTCTTTACAGGGAGTATCTATGGGCAAGCCTTCTCTAGTAATAAAACCTAAGGATAAAGATGTTTTGTTAGGGAAAGGTACAAGAACTACTTGTGAAAAGCTCGTAGCATTGGGGTTAACAAGGCTTTCTATCACATCTTGAGAGGCTTTATAAATTTTGTTCACAATAGGGATTGTGTGGATAATACGATTACCTATGCTGAAAAAGATTTTAGCTAAAAAATGTTGTCCAGCAAAACCAATAAAGACAATGAAGACAACAAGAGAAATAGCGATCAGCATTTGAGAAAAAAAATGAAGAAGCGCTGGATGTGTTGCAATTAAATGGTCTTGCCCAGCAAATACAAGAAATAAGTTTTCTGTAAGTCCGAGAAAAGGTTTAGTGAGAAAGCGCAAAATAAAGGCAACGATCATGCAAGTTAACACAATGGGAAGAAGGGTAGCAAGACCCGTGGCAAAGTACTTTTTCATGGCTAGCTCTCTTGCTCAAGTCTTTGTTGAGCTTGTTCTGCACTAATGATGGAAAAAGAATTTAAGATCACTCCGCATGAGATCACATACTTAAATGCCTCTTCGACTTTCATGTCGACAAAGATAATATCTTTAGGGTCATACATCATTAAAAAGCCGGAGGTGGGATTAGGAGTAGTTGGGACAAATACAGCTGTCAAAGGAGGTTTTTCCGCTCCAAACCACTTTAGATCATCTTGCGTAATCAAACCGATACTTCTCGATTCAGCACTAGGGAAGGGGACGAGCACAACTTGTTTAAAAGATTTTGTTTTCGAAGCAAAGATCGTATTGATCACATCTTTGCATGCTTTGTAAAGTGTGCTTACAAAAGGGATATGATGAAAAAGGTAATCCCAAAAGCGGATGAGGTAATGAACAAAAAACCATCTAGCAATTATTCCTAGGAGAACTGTAAAGAAAAACATAAAGATAAGGACAAACACTTTACTGATGAAGAGTTGAAGCTGTTTGCCTGAAAAAATGAGAAACCCATTATCTAAAAGATTGTAGTGTCTGAGAAGTGAGCTTAGAGCTCCAGCAAAAGGTTCTGTTAGTAAGTTAAAAATAAAAATGATCACAGCGAAAGTGACTGCAAGAGGTAGGAGAATGACAAGCCCTGTAATGAAATATTTTTTCATTTTTATTCCTTCAGAGTAAGATTAAAACGCCACGGTTTTAAAGCATCTTCACCTGCATAATCAATGCCGATTCGGGGACTACTTTTAATAGCTCCGTCCTCAATCGCTATTTCTCGGTTTTCAAGCCAAATGTCACAGCCGGATAAAGAAAGCCCATTATGGATCAAGTCAATGCCTAGGGCTTGAGTAAGTGTTCCTGGCCCTCCAGATAGGGTAGAATCCACTTTGCTTTTTTTTCTTCGCTTTAACATGGTCTCAATCCCAATAACAGGCTTTATTGCTCGAATAAGAATGGCATGAGGTATTTCTCGGCGGCTTGTAACAACGTTAAAAAGAGCATGAATTCCATAGCAGCGAAAGACATAGGCATGTCCTCCTTCCGCATACATGACTTCATTGCGCTTTGTCCGCCTGTTATTGAAGGCATGAGAGGCACGATCTTCGACTCCTAAGTAACTCTCCGTTTCAATGATGATCCCCCCAGTAAGTTCATTGTTGAAAGAAGTCATTAAATATTTGCCCAATAAATCTTGGCCCATAAATAGTGTATCTTCATTGAGGTAATAATCAGAAGCTATTTTCATGACTATTTTATGTGTTTCTTAGATTTTTTAAAGCTTTTCTTGTCTGACTTTGCGTTTCCAACCATATGCCACAAACACTCTAGTCCAATAAAGTCGATGCTTTTAAGCATGACAAAGATTTTTTCTCCAGAATGATAATTTTCTTTGTGGCGTTCGCCTCTTAAACATTTGGATTTTTCATCATAAATATAAAAGTCTTGCCCGATTTCAGAGATATGAATAAAGCCTTCTAAAAGCAAGTCAAGTACTTCAAAATAGATCCCAAAGGGCTTCACTTTGGTAATGATAGCCTCATATTGTTTGTAGGGCTCCTGCTTTTGGTAGGTGCTAAGTAGTCTTAGTTTTTTTAATAAAACGACACTATTTTCCGCTTTGCTCGAGATTCTCTCTTGTTCAGAACACTTCAATGAAATCTCTTCAAGTTCTTTGATATCAATTGGTGATTCAAAAAGTAGACGATGAGCAACTAAATCAACATAGCGGCGAATAGGGCTTGTGAAGTGGCAGTAATGAGTCAAGGCTAATCCGTAATGGCCAATATTAGTAGGAGAGTAAACAGCTAAACGCATTCTACGAATGTAACTGGTTGCTAGATATTGCCCAAAAGGAGATTTTAAAGCTTGATCGAACATCTTTTGAATATCAGAAGGGGTAGGTTTTGCCGGTAAATGAAATCCAAAAGCTGTAGCCATAGCAGCGAAATCTTTTAGATTGTCCTCAGAAGGCTCGTCATGAACGCGATAGGGTAATCCTTTACCCTTAAGATCTAAATGCTTGGCAACGGTTTCGTTAGCCTTTAACATAAATTCTTCAACAAGCTGGTGGGTGATATCATATTCAATGTAGTCTGTTTTGTACGGAACGCCCTTATCGTCAACCATGACAACAAGTTCAGGCATTGCAAACTCAACACTTCCGCGTTGGTAGCGTTTTTTCTTGAGTAATTGGCAAACTTTAACCATAAGCTGCAACGCCTCGCTATGCACGCTTTTTTTCTTCTGGTCAAGGACAAGCTTTGCCTCTTTATAGGTAAAACGATGCGCGCTTTTGATCACAGAACGAACAATACGATAGTCGATCATCTCTCCTGTTGGATCGAATGTCATGAGCACAGAAACTGTGAGTCGATTTACTTTTGGTTTTAAACTACATAAATTTTCGGAAAGTGCGGGAGGAAGCATGGGAATACAACGTCCTGGAAAATAGGTGGAGTTGCATCTTTTTGTGGCTTCGCTGTCTAATGCGCTATTGGGTTTGACATAGTGTGAAACGTCTGCAATATGCACGCCTAGATGATAATTACCTTGAGTATCTTGAGAAATATTTACAGCATCGTCAAAATCTTTTGCTGTGTCGGGATCTATTGTGAAGCATTCAGTATCCCTTAGGTCGAGACGATTAGCGATTTCTTTTTTAGAAACGGTTTTTCCAAAACTTTGAGCTTCTTCGATAACCGCGTGAGGAAAGTCGGAACGAATTCCGTATTCCTCAACTGCCGCTTCAATATCACAGGATGGATCATCAATATTGCCAATCTTGTGTGAAAATCTGCAGATTGTATCTTTTTGGTCGCTTCCCCAATCGATGACCTCCATGACGATACGGTCTCCGAAACGTAAAAGTTCCTCCTTAGTATCGCTCAAAAGAACACGTTTTTCACTGCCTAGCAGGGGAACATAGACAAGAGAGTAGTCTGCATTTATTTCTGCAATAATCCCCGCAAGATGCGTTCTACCCCTAGAGGTGATCGCGATCACCTTG
The sequence above is drawn from the Chlamydiales bacterium STE3 genome and encodes:
- a CDS encoding Uncharacterized protein (Product derived from UniProtKB/Trembl:F8KW82) — encoded protein: MKKYFITGLVILLPLAVTFAVIIFIFNLLTEPFAGALSSLLRHYNLLDNGFLIFSGKQLQLFISKVFVLIFMFFFTVLLGIIARWFFVHYLIRFWDYLFHHIPFVSTLYKACKDVINTIFASKTKSFKQVVLVPFPSAESRSIGLITQDDLKWFGAEKPPLTAVFVPTTPNPTSGFLMMYDPKDIIFVDMKVEEAFKYVISCGVILNSFSIISAEQAQQRLEQES
- a CDS encoding hypothetical protein (Product derived from UniProtKB/Trembl:Q6MCC2), yielding MSRHRSFGKSSGTAAKRNVLKRFERLDVLKKLGRYDANEKKKITGLPKTPVS
- a CDS encoding Uncharacterized protein (Product derived from UniProtKB/Trembl:F8KYN9) — encoded protein: MVRISKQSERRKQFPRKHKKASPKTGSLKDNLENGFKFHQNALEGDLASIAFIPKIK
- a CDS encoding hypothetical protein (Product derived from UniProtKB/Trembl:F8LDK7), which gives rise to MKKYFATGLATLLPIVLTCMIVAFILRFLTKPFLGLTENLFLVFAGQDHLIATHPALLHFFSQMLIAISLVVFIVFIGFAGQHFLAKIFFSIGNRIIHTIPIVNKIYKASQDVIESLVNPNATSFSQVVLVPFPNKTSLSLGFITREGLPIDTPCKETDLISVFLPGTPNPTMGFMLMFERKQIKIIDLKVDEALKFIVSCGVILDKKEIYNVQ
- a CDS encoding Uncharacterized protein (Product derived from UniProtKB/Trembl:F8KYD8); this encodes MNAKTSVIFLKVHTNGEKLAAISTALQNVVAQKKKILILVPSLEAADYLDKYLWQSADENFLPHIKTNKKTKEIIAITLTHENHNQADVLLNLNPTISSITAEFATVYDFEDFTSTDKARLSETRKLAYQKL
- a CDS encoding Endoribonuclease YbeY (Product derived from UniProtKB/Swiss-Prot:Q6MCC1;Gene name derived from UniProtKB/Swiss-Prot:Q6MCC1;EC number derived from UniProtKB/Swiss-Prot:Q6MCC1); the encoded protein is MITHIENTQSDVPLNTSNLKEIIREILRLEEKKCDEIAIHFVDSNRICHLHEEYFNDPTLTDCITLPLDSANEEGYCILGDVFVCPKTAKDYISVEGGDLYEEITLYVIHGILHLLEYDDINEDEEKLMRLAERRHLNHLKEKQLILSSGPAE
- a CDS encoding Ribonuclease R (Product derived from UniProtKB/Swiss-Prot:O84402;Gene name derived from UniProtKB/Swiss-Prot:O84402;EC number derived from UniProtKB/Swiss-Prot:O84402); the protein is MAKNKKSKEKPTDETKIKNTKLFLNYLKVVEQFITGKNYSPMSSLDLREKLSILPVHHEILEIVLAELIKKKVIKLSGDRYIACVNVSEIVSGIIRMHVRGFGFVQPDDPISYPQDIFIPKHLTKNAVDGDQVEVIINPHSFSEKGPEGKVIAITSRGRTHLAGIIAEINADYSLVYVPLLGSEKRVLLSDTKEELLRFGDRIVMEVIDWGSDQKDTICRFSHKIGNIDDPSCDIEAAVEEYGIRSDFPHAVIEEAQSFGKTVSKKEIANRLDLRDTECFTIDPDTAKDFDDAVNISQDTQGNYHLGVHIADVSHYVKPNSALDSEATKRCNSTYFPGRCIPMLPPALSENLCSLKPKVNRLTVSVLMTFDPTGEMIDYRIVRSVIKSAHRFTYKEAKLVLDQKKKSVHSEALQLMVKVCQLLKKKRYQRGSVEFAMPELVVMVDDKGVPYKTDYIEYDITHQLVEEFMLKANETVAKHLDLKGKGLPYRVHDEPSEDNLKDFAAMATAFGFHLPAKPTPSDIQKMFDQALKSPFGQYLATSYIRRMRLAVYSPTNIGHYGLALTHYCHFTSPIRRYVDLVAHRLLFESPIDIKELEEISLKCSEQERISSKAENSVVLLKKLRLLSTYQKQEPYKQYEAIITKVKPFGIYFEVLDLLLEGFIHISEIGQDFYIYDEKSKCLRGERHKENYHSGEKIFVMLKSIDFIGLECLWHMVGNAKSDKKSFKKSKKHIK
- a CDS encoding putative 3-methyladenine DNA glycosylase (Product derived from UniProtKB/Swiss-Prot:Q11UN5;EC number derived from UniProtKB/Swiss-Prot:Q11UN5), which produces MKIASDYYLNEDTLFMGQDLLGKYLMTSFNNELTGGIIIETESYLGVEDRASHAFNNRRTKRNEVMYAEGGHAYVFRCYGIHALFNVVTSRREIPHAILIRAIKPVIGIETMLKRRKKSKVDSTLSGGPGTLTQALGIDLIHNGLSLSGCDIWLENREIAIEDGAIKSSPRIGIDYAGEDALKPWRFNLTLKE